DNA from Anaerolineales bacterium:
TCGAAACAAGAAAGCAGTACATGGAAAACTCAATCACCCCTCCGAGCCTCCCCGAAACCACGTTGACCCAGTTGAGCGCCCGCATCCAGGACGCGGCGCAGCGCGCTCACTGGAGCCAACTGACCCCGGTGCAAGCCAAAGCCATCCCCTATATGCTCGCCGGCAAAGACCTGATGGTGCAAGCACGCACCGGCAGCGGCAAAACCGGCGCCTTCCTGCTGCCAATGCTCGAACGGCTGGACGCCAGCCGCAAAGAGCCACAGGCGCTGGTGCTGGTGCCCACGCGTGAGCTGGCCAGCCAGGTGACCAAAGACGCCCAGGTGCTGTTTCCCGGCAGCGGACTGGAGGTGGTGCCCGTGTATGGTGGTGTAGGCTACGGCCCGCAACTCGAAGGCTTCCAGCGCGGCGCCCAGGTGATCGTGGGCACGCCGGGCCGCGTGCTCGATCATTTGCTCAAACGCAATCTGAACTTGAACGCGCTGCGCATGCTGGTGCTCGACGAAGCCGACCGTATGCTTTCGATGGGCTTCTATCCAGACATGCTGGAAGTACAACGTTACCTGCCCCAACAAGGCGTACAGGCCAGCATGTTCTCGGCCACCTTCCCGCAGACGGTGCAAAGCCTGGCGCAGCGCTTTTTGGATGCGCCCGATTTCCTCGCCCTCAGCCGTGACCATGTGCACGTTACCAACGTAGAGCATGTAGTGATGACCGTGCCGCGCATGGATAAGGACCGCACGCTGGTGCGTTTGCTGGAGATCGAGAACCCCCACCAAGCCATCATTTTCTGCAACACCAAGGTGCGCGTGAACTACGTCACCACGGTGCTGCAACGTTTTGGCTTCAACGCCGCCGAACTGAGTTCAGAGCTTTCGCAGGCGGCGCGCGAGAAAGTGCTGGCGCAACTCAAGGATGGCTCGCTGAACTTTCTGGTGGCCACGGATGTTGCCGCCCGCGGCATCGACATTCCTGAGCTTGAACTGGTGATCCTCTATGAGCCGCCCGAAGAAGCCGAGTTGTACATCCACCGCGCCGGCCGCACCGGGCGCGCCGGAGCGGGCGGCGTGGCGATCAGCCTGATCATCACCGGCCTGGAGGAGCGCGAGCTCAAGAAGATCGCGGCGATCTACAAGATCGAGTTCACCGAGCGCCCCGCCCCCACTGAAGACGAGGTGGCCAGCATCCTCGGGCAGCGCCTCACCGCCCAGCTGGAAGCCCAGCTACGCGGGCGCGACAAACTGCAGGTGGAGCGCAGCCAGCGCTTCCGCGCCCTGGCGCGCCAATTGGCCGAGAACGACGAAGGCCAGGCACTGTTGGCGATGCTGCTGGATGATAGCTACCACGCCGCGGCCCACCCGCAGCAACTGATCGCCGCGGCATCGGCAGCCGCCAAGCCTGTGCCCGCTCGCCCGCAAGGCGGCGCGGAGCGGGATGGCGGCCGCCGGCGTGACAATGCCCGCCGTGGCGACCGTGGCCGCCGGCGCAGCTAACTTACGGCGCGGGAACGCGCAGATCGTAGATGATGTAGCCAGGCCCGGATTTCCACACCGGGTAGTTTTGCTGCAGTAATTGTTCGATCTCAGGCTGGCGCGCCAGCTCATCCATTTCGGTGATCAGGAAGTACTCTTTACCCGCCACCTCCTGGCGAAACCAGTCTTCCAGGTCCACCGTCTGGCCGGCCAATTGGCGCAGGGCAAAATCCGCCGCAGACATCCAGTTGCTTACCGAGCGCCAGCCCCAGTATTCCAGGCGATAGCCGTAATCTGGGGTGATGGCGATCAGAGAGGCAGTGCGCGGGAATAATCCAGATATCTGCTGCCAGAAGGCGGGCTGCTGGCGATAGTCTTCACGTTTGAGCTCAGCGCGCGCAGTCCACCCTTGGATGGCTACAAACACCAGCAAGACGGCCAGCAGCGCCGCGGCCTTGAGGCGCGGCGCGCCCTGCAGGCGCCCAGCCATCTGTTGCGCAAAGACCGCCAGGCCCAGCGCCACAATCGGCACCAGCGGCAATTGGTAATAGTCATGGCTGGCGATATGATAGGGCAGCACCAACGCGTAGACCAGGTAGCCAGCCCACAGCGCCAGCAACAGCGCCCGATCCGCTTTGCGGGTTAGCATCCCCACGCCCAGCAATGCGGCGAGGAAGAATTCAAAGCCCACCACCCTACTGATATTGGCATTGGCTTGCAGCCAAAAGCCAGGGGTCAACCACAATTGGGGGAAGAAGCGCAAACTGAATTGAGATTGCAATTCGCCCGTTACCCACAAACCATAAATATAGAAAGCCATGTAAGGCAACAAGGCCAGGAACGCCATCAGCCACACCTGGCGATTGCGCACAGCGCCGCGCCAGCCTAGTTTCACCAAGGGCACGCTGATGAACGCCGCCGCCAACGGAAAGATTACCACTGTTTTGGCGAAGATCGCCAGGCCGGCCAGCAGCCCGGCGGCCGCCGCCCAACGCCAACTGGGTTGGCGCTCCCAGCGCAGCAAGGCATACAGCGCGGCGATCATCAGCGCCACCATCAGCGGGTCTGGCTGGAAGGCGCGGCTGGCGAATACGAGGTAGGGTGTGAACAAATAGAACGCCAACGCAAACACAGCGCCGTTGGTGCCTGCCACTCGGCGGGTGAGCTGCAGCAGGGCCACCCCGCCCAGCAGCCAACAGAGACTGGCCAGCAGGCGCGGCACCCACAGGGCTTCCTGGCCCAACAGGCTATACAGGCTGGCCGAGATGCGTTCCATAATGGGCGGCTCGATCAGGCCTTGCGCTTTCCATTGAGTCACCGCCAGCTCGCGCTGCCAATCCGCAGCTGTGCCCAGAGTGGCATAGTACATGCCGCGCGCCTTAAGCGCCGAATACAACTGGCGCGTGGGGTGAAAATCCAATGGCGGATCACTGAGATCGTACAGGCGCAGGGCCGCGGCCGCCACGAAGAGCAGCAGCACCGTCACACGGTATAGCCAGGGGAATTGGTCAAAAGCTATTTTGGGGGTCTGGGGGGTATCGCTTGAAGTCATCGTTTTCTCGCTGGCCGCGCCGCCTGCGCCACCACGCCTACGATACCATTTTTGTCTCTGCCTGCACCACAAAAGCAACGGGCGTTCACCCGTGGGTGAACGCCCGTTGTATACCTCATGGCAGCACAGCTTAGTTGATGTTGACAAACAAGTTGAGCAGATTATCCAGCAGGGACGGCGTACGGCCGGAGAGATCCCCCTGCGCGTCAACGTTCACTTGCGCATCCGTCACCAGGTCTGCATCGGCGTTCACGTCAAGCACCGTGTTGTTGAGCAGTGGGGTGTTCAACTGCAGGGCGGAGTCGCTCTGCGCCTGGATGGGGGCTAGGCTGGCATCGGTGGTGGAGTGAATGCACAGCAGGCCCAGGAAGCAGCGCTGGGTTTCGCCGGCGTTCACATCGGCATTGACGAAGAGGCCACCATCCTGCGAATTGGCATTGACGTCAAGCCACGCGCCGTCCGCCGAGGTGCTGGCGGTGTTGACGCGAGCATCCAAACACAGTAGGCCGAGGAAACAATTGGCGTCGGCGCCCGGAGTGCCACCGTTGCCGTCGTTACCCCCGTTGCCATCCTCCCCATTGCCATCGTTGCCATTCCCGTTGCCATTATCCCCGCCATTGTCATTGCCGTTCCCATCCCCAGGAACGGAGATGTTTACATCCCCGCTCCCCGTATCGGGGCGGTCAGACTCGGTGCGGGTTTCTTTGAAGGCCTGAATAGCGGCCTCCAGCGGCGGCGAGCTAAAGCGTACACCGGCGGCTGCCACGCCCCAAACACACAGGGTGGCGGCGCCCAAGAGAGCCAGTACAGTAGCAAGCAGCCATTTACGACGATTGTTTTGCGTTTCCATTGATACCTCCATGAGTAAATACGCTGTGCTGCTATCGAGGGGAACGCATCGTCTTGACCCACGTTACCGCGGCGCGCATTAAGAGAATCGCTTGAGGATTAAGACTCTTTGCAGACTTGCAAAGTAGCAGCGCACTGGGCAACAAAAAATGCGAGCCAATGGCTCGCATTTTTGTTAGTACATAACTTGTGGGGCTTAGGCCTCGCGAAATTCGCCTTCCACCACACCTTCATCACTATGGCCGTGCCCATTGGCCCCGTTATGGGTAGCCTGGGGGTCAGCCGCGGCGGCTTGCTCCTGCGCGTAAA
Protein-coding regions in this window:
- a CDS encoding glycosyltransferase family 39 protein, with protein sequence MTSSDTPQTPKIAFDQFPWLYRVTVLLLFVAAAALRLYDLSDPPLDFHPTRQLYSALKARGMYYATLGTAADWQRELAVTQWKAQGLIEPPIMERISASLYSLLGQEALWVPRLLASLCWLLGGVALLQLTRRVAGTNGAVFALAFYLFTPYLVFASRAFQPDPLMVALMIAALYALLRWERQPSWRWAAAAGLLAGLAIFAKTVVIFPLAAAFISVPLVKLGWRGAVRNRQVWLMAFLALLPYMAFYIYGLWVTGELQSQFSLRFFPQLWLTPGFWLQANANISRVVGFEFFLAALLGVGMLTRKADRALLLALWAGYLVYALVLPYHIASHDYYQLPLVPIVALGLAVFAQQMAGRLQGAPRLKAAALLAVLLVFVAIQGWTARAELKREDYRQQPAFWQQISGLFPRTASLIAITPDYGYRLEYWGWRSVSNWMSAADFALRQLAGQTVDLEDWFRQEVAGKEYFLITEMDELARQPEIEQLLQQNYPVWKSGPGYIIYDLRVPAP
- a CDS encoding DEAD/DEAH box helicase is translated as MENSITPPSLPETTLTQLSARIQDAAQRAHWSQLTPVQAKAIPYMLAGKDLMVQARTGSGKTGAFLLPMLERLDASRKEPQALVLVPTRELASQVTKDAQVLFPGSGLEVVPVYGGVGYGPQLEGFQRGAQVIVGTPGRVLDHLLKRNLNLNALRMLVLDEADRMLSMGFYPDMLEVQRYLPQQGVQASMFSATFPQTVQSLAQRFLDAPDFLALSRDHVHVTNVEHVVMTVPRMDKDRTLVRLLEIENPHQAIIFCNTKVRVNYVTTVLQRFGFNAAELSSELSQAAREKVLAQLKDGSLNFLVATDVAARGIDIPELELVILYEPPEEAELYIHRAGRTGRAGAGGVAISLIITGLEERELKKIAAIYKIEFTERPAPTEDEVASILGQRLTAQLEAQLRGRDKLQVERSQRFRALARQLAENDEGQALLAMLLDDSYHAAAHPQQLIAAASAAAKPVPARPQGGAERDGGRRRDNARRGDRGRRRS